The proteins below come from a single Hyperolius riggenbachi isolate aHypRig1 chromosome 8, aHypRig1.pri, whole genome shotgun sequence genomic window:
- the LOC137528532 gene encoding protein SON-like, which produces MAAAAEAVDGGRSRASAAAAEDAADDGRSRASAAEAADGGRSRSSNTRRLRKKEKTFIIKTMLRGGYDTAKRAAKREVMDRLLQVLQTTYHRTWSVKKIQTMWSDFKSKTPRAVAKIKSDLELDGSQRRRRSRRASAPPSSRQGLDPAAVPSPEDNDEEAGPSTSHRSRSRQRRGQRRARGRSLSVASSISVRLRRRRRGRRQKSSSRPESGQSGTTVSSSHFEILAGQVSTLQQEVVVLTSTVQQLEQWKSEQQTTLQQQQADFEERLRQQEAAFRHQLLQQRQEMEGQIEEQRQRILAFREEAGQLHDYFGQLAGTRRM; this is translated from the exons atggctgctgctgctgaagccgttgatggagggaggagcagggcgtctgctgctgctgctgaagacgcCGCTGATgatgggaggagcagggcgtctgCAGCTGAAGCCGCTGACGGTGGGAGGAGCAGGTCGTCCAACACTCGGCGACTAAGAAAGAAGGAGAAAACCTTCATcattaaa aCTATGTTACGGGGGGGGTATGACACTGCGAAGAGGGCGGCGAAGAGGGAGGTGATGGACCGGCTGCTGCAAGTCCTTCAGACTACTTACCACCGCACGTGGTCGGTTAAAAAAATTCAGACAATGTGGTCTGACTTTAAGTCCAAGACCCCACGTGCGGTGGCGAAAATAAAGTCTGACCTTGAGT tggaTGGGTCTCAGCGCCGCAGGCGGTCCCGTCgtgcctctgctcctccctcttccaGACAGGGATTGGatcctgctgctgtcccctcccctgaagATAATGATGAGGAGGCTGGACCCAGCACCAGCCACAGATCAAGAAGTCGGCAGCGCCGTGGGCAAAGGCGTGCCCGTGGCCGGAGCCTGTCTGTGGCAT CATCTATCTCTGTGCGACTTCGCAGGCGCAGGCGCGGAAGACGACAGAAGTCTTCCAGCAGGCCAGAATCTGGTCAAAGTGGCACAACTGTGT CTTCTTCTCATTTCGAGATTCTGGCCGGCCAAGTCTCAACCctgcagcaggaagtggtggTTCTGACTTCCACTGTTCAACAATTAGAACAGTGGAAGTCAGAACAACAAACgactcttcagcagcagcaggcggaCTTTGAGGAGCGACTTCGGCAGCAAGAGGCAGCTTTCCGCCACCAACTGCTGCAACAAAGGCAGGAGATGGAGGGCCAAATTGAGGAGCAAAGGCAACGCATCCTCGCTTTCAGGGAGGAGGCAGGACAGCTCCATGACTATTTTGGACAACTGGCAGGTACAAGGAGGATGTAA